In Arvicola amphibius chromosome 1, mArvAmp1.2, whole genome shotgun sequence, one DNA window encodes the following:
- the Ranbp6 gene encoding ran-binding protein 6 has product MAALGSAGLPATVSEKQEFYQLLKNLINPSCMVRRQAEEVYENIPGLGKTTFLLDAVRNRRAGYEVRQMAAALLRRLLSSGFEEVYPNLPSEVQRDVKIELILAVKLETHASMRKKLCDIFAVLARNLIDEDGTNHWPEGLKFLIDSIHSKNVVLWEVALHVFWHFPGIFGNQDRHDLDIIKRLLDQCIQDQEHPAIRTLSARAAAAFVLANENNIALFKDFADLLPGILQAVNDSCYQDDDSVLESLVEIADTVPKYLGPYLEDTLQLSLKLCGDSRLSNLQRQLALEVIVTLSETATPMLKKHTNIIAQAVPHILAMMVDLQDDEDWVNADEMEEDDFDSNAVAAESALDRLACGLGGKIVLPMTKEHIMQMLQSPDWKCRHAGLMALSAIGEGCHQQMEPILDETVNSVLLFLQDPHPRVRAAACTTLGQMATDFAPNFQKKFHEIVIPALLRTMENQGNQRVQSHAASALVIFIEDCPKSLLVLYLENMVKSLHSILVIKLQELIRNGTKLALEQLVTTIASVADAIEESFVPYYDLFMPSLTHVVELAVQKELKLLRGKTIECISHVGLAVGKEKFLQDASNVMQLLLKTQLDLNAMEDDDPQTSYMVSAWARMCKVLGKDFEQYLPLVVEPLIKTASAKPDVALLDTQDVEAMSDDDGWQFVNLGDQQSFGIKTSGLEAKATACQMLVYYAKELREGFVEYTEQVVKLMVPLLKFYFHDNVRVAAAEAMPFLLECARIRGSEYLSQMWQLICDPLIKAIGTEPDTDVLSEIMNSFAKSIEVMGDGCLNDEHLEELGGILKAKLEGHFKNQELRQVKRQEENYDQQVEMSLQDEDECDVYILTKVSDILHSLFSTYREKILPWFEQLLPLIVNLICSSRPWPDRQWGLCIFDDIIEHCSPTSFKYVEYFRWPMLLNMRDNNPEVRQAAAYGLGVMAQFGGDDYRSLCSEAVPLLVKVIKCANSKTKKNVIATENCISAIGKIMKFKPNCVNVDEVLPHWLSWLPLHEDKEEAIQTLNFLCDLIESNHPVVIGPNNSNLPKIISIIAEGKINETISHEDPCAKRLANVVRQIQTSEELWLQCIAHLDEDQQEALRELLSFA; this is encoded by the coding sequence ATGGCGGCGCTCGGGTCTGCAGGGTTGCCGGCGACCGTGTCGGAAAAGCAGGAGTTTTACCAGCTTCTGAAGAACCTGATCAATCCCAGCTGTATGGTGCGGAGGCAAGCCGAGGAAGTCTATGAGAATATCCCAGGTCTGGGTAAGACTACATTCCTCTTAGACGCCGTCCGTAACAGAAGAGCAGGTTATGAGGTGAGACAAATGGCTGCCGCACTGCTACGACGGCTTTTGTCCTCTGGGTTTGAGGAGGTCTATCCAAATCTGCCTTCTGAGGTGCAGAGGGATGTCAAGATTGAGCTGATACTGGCCGTTAAGTTAGAAACACATGCTAGCATGAGGAAAAAGCTTTGTGATATTTTTGCGGTGCTGGCCAGGAATTTGATAGATGAGGATGGCACTAACCATTGGCCAGAAGGTCTGAAATTCCTCATTGATTCGATTCACTCTAAAAATGTGGTTCTGTGGGAAGTTGCACTTCACGTTTTCTGGCACTTTCCCGGGATTTTTGGGAACCAAGATCGCCACGATTTGGATATCATCAAGAGATTGCTGGACCAGTGTATTCAAGATCAAGAGCATCCAGCAATCAGGACATTATCTGCTAGAGCTGCAGCTGCCTTTGTCCTTGCTAATGAAAACAATATTGCGCTTTTCAAAGACTTCGCAGACCTGCTTCCTGGCATCTTGCAGGCTGTGAATGATTCCTGCTACCAGGATGATGATTCGGTGCTAGAGTCCCTTGTTGAGATTGCGGACACGGTGCCCAAGTATTTGGGTCCCTATTTAGAAGATACTCTGCAGTTGAGCCTGAAGTTATGCGGAGACTCTAGGCTTAGTAACCTGCAACGCCAGCTGGCTCTGGAAGTAATAGTGACCTTATCCGAGACGGCAACGCCGATGTTGAAAAAACATACGAATATTATTGCACAGGCTGTGCCTCATATATTAGCGATGATGGTTGACCTGCAAGATGATGAGGACTGGGTAAATGCTGACGAGATGGAAGAAGATGATTTTGACAGCAATGCCGTTGCTGCCGAGAGTGCACTAGACAGACTGGCTTGTGGACTTGGTGGAAAAATCGTTTTGCCCATGACCAAGGAGCATATCATGCAGATGCTTCAGAGCCCTGACTGGAAATGTCGCCATGCTGGATTAATGGCCTTATCGGCCATCGGAGAAGGTTGCCATCAGCAAATGGAACCGATTCTAGATGAAACAGTTAACTccgttttgctttttcttcaggATCCTCATCCAAGGGTGAGGGCTGCTGCCTGCACCACACTTGGACAGATGGCTACCGATTTTGCACCTAACTTCCAAAAGAAATTCCATGAAATAGTGATTCCAGCTTTGCTGCGAACCATGGAAAATCAAGGTAATCAGCGTGTGCAGTCTCATGCAGCGTCTGCTCTTGTTATTTTTATCGAAGACTGCCCCAAGTCATTGCTAGTTCTGTATTTGGAAAATATGGTAAAAAGTCTACATTCCATCTTGGTAATTAAACTGCAAGAGCTGATTCGGAACGGAACTAAGTTGGCCTTAGAACAGCTTGTGACAACCATTGCCTCAGTTGCAGATGCCATAGAAGAAAGCTTCGTTCCgtattatgatttatttatgcCCTCCCTCACACACGTTGTTGAGCTCGCAGTTCAAAAGGAACTCAAGCTTCTTCGAGGAAAAACTATTGAGTGCATTAGCCATGTGGGTCTTGCCGTGGGGAAGGAAAAATTTCTTCAGGACGCATCGAATGTGATGCAGTTACTGCTGAAGACACAGTTAGACTTAAATGCTATGGAAGACGACGACCCTCAGACCTCCTACATGGTGTCAGCCTGGGCTCGGATGTGTAAAGTTCTTGGGAAAGACTTTGAGCAGTATCTTCCACTGGTGGTCGAGCCCCTCATTAAGACTGCCTCGGCTAAACCTGATGTCGCTCTCTTGGACACCCAAGATGTGGAGGCCATGAGTGACGATGATGGCTGGCAGTTTGTAAATCTTGGGGACCAGCAGAGCTTCGGGATTAAAACCTCAGGACTCGAGGCAAAAGCGACTGCTTGCCAGATGTTGGTTTACTATGCtaaggagttaagagaaggattCGTGGAATATACAGAACAAGTTGTGAAGCTGATGGTTCCTTTgctgaagttttattttcatgacaATGTTCGGGTGGCGGCTGCAGAAGCCATGCCCTTCCTCCTGGAATGTGCAAGGATCCGGGGCTCGGAGTACCTTTCACAGATGTGGCAGTTGATATGCGACCCCTTAATCAAGGCCATTGGAACTGAACCTGACACAGATGTACTCTCAGAAATAATGAACTCTTTTGCAAAGTCCATTGAGGTGATGGGAGATGGTTGTCTTAATGATGAGCACTTGGAGGAGCTGGGAGGCATTTTGAAGGCAAAGCTCGAAGGGCACTTTAAGAACCAGGAGTTGCGGCAGGtgaaaaggcaggaagaaaatTACGACCAGCAGGTCGAGATGTCGCTTCAGGATGAAGATGAGTGTGACGTGTATATCCTGACCAAAGTGTCGGATATCCTGCACTCACTATTTAGCACTTACAGGGAGAAGATTCTGCCGTGGTTTGAGCAGCTCCTTCCGTTGATTGTGAATCTAATTTGCTCAAGTAGGCCGTGGCCAGACAGACAGTGGGGACTGTGCATATTTGATGATATCATTGAGCACTGCAGCCCAACCTCGTTCAAATATGTGGAGTATTTTCGGTGGCCGATGCTACTCAATATGCGAGATAACAACCCCGAAGTCAGGCAAGCTGCCGCCTATGgattgggtgtgatggcacagtTTGGTGGAGACGATTATCGTTCTTTGTGTTCAGAAGCTGTTCCGCTGTTGGTAAAGGTCATTAAGTGTGCAAattccaaaaccaaaaagaatgtcATTGCCACAGAGAACTGTATCTCAGCAATAGGGAAGATTATGAAGTTCAAGCCCAACTGTGTAAACGTAGATGAGGTTCTCCCACACTGGCTGTCATGGCTTCCGCTGCATGAAGATAAAGAGGAAGCTATTcagactttgaattttctttgtgaCCTGATTGAAAGTAACCATCCGGTTGTGATT